From the Nocardiopsis changdeensis genome, one window contains:
- a CDS encoding PhzF family phenazine biosynthesis protein, with translation MPDYRVIDAFTDRPLAGNPAAVLVLEDAYDDAWAQGVAAEFNLSETAFARPVDDPGADYELRWFTPTVEIDLCGHATLATAHALVELGVPGPYRFTTRSGLLTVAERDGRLWMDFPAKPPVPVAAPDGLAEALGTEPLWVGLGGADDLLVEVADEATVRGLEPDIAALGRLPYHLVIPTARAEEGVDFVSRVFAPRVGIAEDPVTGRAHTVLAPFWAERLGRKELSAHQASARGGDLLLEWRGDRVLIGGHAVSVARGELNL, from the coding sequence ATGCCCGACTACCGCGTGATCGACGCCTTCACCGACCGGCCGCTGGCCGGGAACCCCGCCGCCGTCCTCGTCCTGGAGGACGCCTACGACGACGCCTGGGCCCAGGGGGTCGCCGCCGAGTTCAACCTCTCGGAGACCGCCTTCGCCCGCCCGGTCGACGACCCCGGAGCCGACTACGAACTCCGCTGGTTCACCCCCACCGTCGAGATCGACCTGTGCGGACACGCCACCCTGGCCACCGCCCACGCCCTGGTCGAACTCGGCGTCCCGGGGCCGTACCGGTTCACCACCCGCAGCGGCCTGCTCACCGTCGCCGAACGCGACGGGCGCCTGTGGATGGACTTCCCGGCCAAGCCCCCGGTGCCCGTCGCGGCCCCCGACGGGCTGGCCGAGGCGCTGGGGACCGAGCCCCTGTGGGTCGGCCTGGGCGGCGCGGACGACCTCCTCGTCGAGGTCGCCGACGAGGCGACGGTGCGCGGCCTGGAGCCCGACATCGCGGCCCTCGGCCGGCTGCCCTACCACCTGGTCATCCCCACCGCCCGGGCGGAGGAGGGCGTGGACTTCGTGTCCCGCGTGTTCGCCCCCCGGGTCGGCATCGCCGAGGACCCGGTCACCGGCCGCGCCCACACCGTGCTCGCCCCGTTCTGGGCCGAGCGGCTGGGCCGCAAGGAATTGTCCGCCCACCAGGCGTCGGCGCGCGGCGGTGACCTGCTGCTGGAGTGGCGGGGTGACCGGGTGCTCATCGGCGGTCACGCGGTCTCGGTGGCCCGGGGGGAGCTGAACCTCTAA
- a CDS encoding Lrp/AsnC family transcriptional regulator, whose protein sequence is MAVPLDDTDRRIISLLRDDGRMSIRAVAEQAHISRANAYSRLERLRDEGVIRGFTAVIDPEKYGIGLSAYVSVRIEQHSWERFREYLRDIPEVDHAALVSGDVDLLLLVRVADAGALRTFVLERLQRIPEVKSTQTMFILDEPPL, encoded by the coding sequence ATGGCCGTGCCGTTGGACGACACCGACCGCCGCATCATCTCCCTGCTCCGCGACGACGGCCGCATGTCCATCCGGGCCGTGGCCGAACAGGCCCACATCTCCCGGGCCAACGCCTACTCCCGCCTGGAGCGCCTGCGCGACGAAGGGGTCATCCGCGGGTTCACCGCCGTCATCGACCCCGAGAAGTACGGCATCGGCCTGTCGGCCTACGTCTCGGTGCGCATCGAGCAGCACTCCTGGGAGAGGTTCCGCGAGTACCTGCGCGACATCCCCGAGGTCGACCACGCCGCCCTCGTCTCCGGCGACGTCGACCTGCTGCTGCTGGTCCGGGTCGCCGACGCCGGCGCCCTGCGCACCTTCGTCCTGGAGCGCCTGCAGCGCATCCCCGAGGTCAAGAGCACCCAGACCATGTTCATCCTGGACGAGCCGCCCCTGTGA